A single window of Nicotiana sylvestris chromosome 5, ASM39365v2, whole genome shotgun sequence DNA harbors:
- the LOC138869421 gene encoding uncharacterized protein: MGTPDTGMTHEGSENFRECLARIEDGPDLDALFIFDEAERLLKQTVSLHRQAFTKSWAELARCKAELKKLVEERDILKILYVKKEGEISDLRFQQKGKLVEQLREELYTKKAETLGWKKHMDSLASEKDALREQLTSIERQLQNAKEESLARSRKIEELKDKSAAELAKAKSMAEGLVKMTQRSHNQLMKESNLHKSKAGTEALTTVEKSGHVRTTAEAASLRKYKMALNNDAPGNFPLGEEVDDDNVAEIQPEPQAQRRGRLPHDNVHKPSPTSSKGNTLGVAQ; encoded by the exons ATGGGGACTCCTGATACAGGAATGACCCATGAAGGAAGCGAAAATTTTCGAGAGTGTCTTGCTAGGATCGAAGATGGTCCCGATCTTGATGCCTTGTTTATTTTTGATGAGGCCGAAAGGCTTCTCAAACAA ACTGTGTCGCTTCACCGACAAGCATTTACCAAATCTTGGGCCGAGCTTGCCCGATGCAAAGCTGAACTCAAGAAGCTCGTAGAGGAGAGGGACATCCTTAAGATCCTCTACGTCAAGAAAGAGGGGGAGATCAGCGATCTCCGA TTCCAGCAGAAGGGCAAGCTTGTGGAGCAGCTTCGAGAGGAGCTCTACACGAAAAAAGCCGAGACCCTAGGGTGGAAGAAACACATGGACAGTCTCGCCTCCGAGAAAGATGCACTTCGGGAACAGCTGACTTCAATCGAACGCCAGCTCCAAAATGCAAAGGAGGAAAGCTTGGCCCGGAGCCGCAAAATCGAGGAGCTAAAAGATAAATCAGCCGCTGAGCTTGCGAAGGCCAAATCCATGGCAgaa ggtttggtcaaaatgacGCAAAGAAGCCATAATCAACTCATGAAGGAGTCAAACTTGCACAAATCCAAGGCTGGGACTGAAGCGCTGACAACGGTAGAAAAGAGTGGCCATGTAAGGACCACCGCTGAGGCGGCCAGCCTGCGAAA ATACAAAATGGCTCTTAACAATGATGCTCCTGGAAATTTTCcattgggggaggaggtagatgatgacAATGTTGCTGAGATTCAACCCGAACCTCAAGCGCAAAGGAGAGGCCGACTACCTCATGATAATGTTCACAAACCCTCCCCCACCTCCAGCAAGGGCAACACACTGGGTGTTGCCCAATGA